The Methanobacterium sp. sequence GACTTGCTGCAGAAGGGTATTTTAACTGAAGAAGATGCTTACAAAATTCATGTGGAAAATGTGGAAAAGGTTTATGGAATTGAACTTGAATAAAAAAAAGATTATTTTTTTTTAATGACTGCCGCCTATTAAGAAAGATATTACACTGATAGCAATACCAATTATCACAATTTCAACACTTGTCTTTAAAAGACTTTCTCTGGAAACTCTACCAAGATATATACCTAATGCAACAAGTGCGATGAAACAGGCAACTAAAGTTGTTACTAGAGCTGTCATTCTATCTCCAATTATTAAGAAAGGCACCACAGGAACAAATGCACCTATAAAACTTGAAAATCCATGGGTAAACATACTCATGTAAATCCTTCTTTTGGCTTGCTGGTGAATGAGGGTATCATCAAGCTCACCTTCATTTAACATCATTTTTTCTTCAAGTTCACGAAGTGTTCGGGACTCTTCAGCCCTTTCACCAATAAAGGAACCAAAAGCATTGGACATGGCTAAAGCAATTCCAACACTAAGTCCAGTTAATCCTACGACAAAATTGGATATTTCAACACCACCAGCGGCTGAAACACCACTTGCTGCAAGTGTTCCACCCATAACAGCGAGTATTCCATCCATGGTACCCAGTGCAACGTATCTGCTCATTTTAAGGTATTCTTCAATGAATTCTTTTATGTTCATTTGTTATTTTTCTCCTTTAAACAAAAAATAAGGTTTAAGCCCTTCCAAGCTCCTTATGCGCCCTTGCAAGATGTCCTGCAGCTAATGCACCCATTAATGAAAGCTCTCCGGCGAGAACAGTCCCTGCAACGATTTCTGCGAATTTATGAACCTTCTCATTACCATAACAATCCATGATTTCAAGGCATTCCCGGGCTGTATCTATACTTGTACCACCACCCACAGTTGCAACAGGCACGTCTGGAAGTGTAACTGAGAAATAAAGGTCTCCATTTTCTTCTTCTGATGCGGTGGTTATTCCAATACTTCCTTCAACTATGTGGGCTTCATCCTGGCCTGTAGCTAAGAACATAGCTCCAATCATGTTTGCGTATTGCGCATTAAAGCCCATACTTCCAGAAATAGCAGATCCTATAAGATTTTTAGAGGTGTTAACCTCTACAATGGCTCCAGCTGTAGCTTTAAGTTTTTTCTCAACTATTTCTTTAGGAATGAGGATTTCTGCGACAAAACTTTTACCTCTTCCTTCCACAAGGTTTAAGGAAGAGGGTTTTTTATCAACACAAACATTTCCACTTAATGCAACTATATGGGCGCCAGTTTTATGTGTTAAAAGGCTTAAAGCTGCTTCAGTTGCTATTGTAACCATATTCATGCCCATGCTGTCTCCAGTTGTAAACACAAATCTAGGATAGATATACCTGCCGACTATAAGTATAGGGTCAATTTTTATAAGCTTTCCATGTCTTGTAGTTACTTCCGCTGCCTTTTTAAGCTCTTTAAAGTTCCTTTCAATCCATGCTTTAATTTCAAGTGCCTCAGACACGGATTTGGCCTTTATAACTGGTGCTCTTGTCATCTTATCGTCGATAATTTTGGTTGTGACACCGCCTGCTTCAGCTATAACAGAATATCCTCTGTTTACAGATGCTAAAAGTGCCCCTTCAGTTGTTGCGAGGGGTACGTAAAATTCACCCTTTGCATAATCACCATTAACTTTAAGTGGCCCTGCGATTCCAACAGGGATTTGAATGGCACCTATTGGTTGTTCTATGTTCTTTTTAGAGGCGGCTTCCATATCGATGGAATAATTTGATAAATGTTCAATTTTGGAGTTGCTTACTTCTTCTATGAAACTTCGTCTGATCGTTACTGCTTCATCAATGTTATCAGTGTATTTTTCAATTTCACGAAGTTTTATTTCCCCCTTCTTGATTTTATCTATAATTTCTCTTTCATCAACCATAATTTCACCAGTATACCTTTTAATATGTTAAAAACTAAAAATTACTTTTAATAATCATTAAATCAAGATATTGTATTTTATATGAAAGTTATATAAAATAAATTTTAGTTATGTTATGGATGTTATCATAACATGTTTTTTATAATTTCTACGATCTCAGATGGCCTGGATGCGACATTTACCCCTGCTTCTTTTAGGGCATTCATTTTACTTTCTGCAGTTCCACTTTCTCCTTCAATTATGGCCCCTGCATGTCCCATTCTTTTTCCTGGAGGTGCTGTAACCCCTGCAATGTAAGCTATGACTGGTTTGGAAATTTTTTTAGCTATATATTCTGCTGCTTTTTCTTCTGCATTACCGCCTATTTCACCGATCATAACCATTGCATCGGTTTCATCATCTTCCTCAAACCTCTGCAGTACATCTGCATAGTTCAATCCAACAACAGGGTCTCCGCCTATGCCTAAACATGTGCTTTGACCCATACCTGCATTTGTTATCTGGTATGCGACTTCATATGTGAGAGTACCGCTTCTTGATACTATTCCAATGTTACCTTTATCAAATATATGTGTAGGCATGATTCCAAGCTTTCCAACGCCTGGAGATATAATTCCAGGAGTATTAGGACCTATTACTACAGTATTATTTCTTTTTGCATATTCTACAATCTGCATTGAATCCTGGACAGGGATATGTTCGGTTATTATTACAACGAGGTCAAGCTGTGAAATGGCTTCGTATGCAGCGTCCTTTGCAAATGGTGCAGGGATAAAAATTATTGATGCATTAATATCCAGTTCTTCCTTTGCCTCTGCTATTGAATTATATACATTGACCGGGCCAAATTTTTGACCCCCTTTCCCTGGTGATGTTCCTGCGACTATCTGCGTGTTATAATCAAGCATATGTTCAGTATGGAAAGATCCTTGCTTTCCTGTGATTCCCTGTACTATACATCTTGTATCTTCATTCAGAATTATCATCTAATCACCTCTCCTGAAACTTTCATTCTCTCTGAGAGAGGTACTGCTAAATCCATTACATTTCCATTCATAAAAGCAGAAACTGACATTATAATACCTCTCGGAATTACATATGATGGTGATCCTCTTCTTACAAGACGAACGTGCTGATTACCTATTGCAGCACCCACCATGGCCCCTGCTACAGTTCCAACGCTTTCAATATCATCTATTGTTGCAACCACAACCGGATCATCTGTTTGGTTTGAAACATAGCCTATACCTGGGATTTTAAGAGTTCCATCAACTCCTCCACCCCCAATATCATTAACGTTGTCCATGCCTTTAGCTGCTTTCATTACTGAATCAGCAACTTTACCAACAATTTCTTCCCCACCATAAGTGTCAAAAGCTATTATAACAGCGTCAGGATATCTATCCTGCCTTATTTTAGCTTCAGCATAAGAAATACCCTCTCCTGCGCCCTTTGATGTCTCTGATATTCCTTCTATATCTCCAAGATTTTCTGCATTTTTTCGGAGTATCTCAATTATTTTAGAATTAACGGATTCAAGCTTATCATCCTCAACAAATGCGCTTATAACAACGTCATCTCCAGTAATATTAGTTAAAGCTGCTTTATAAGCTCCTGAATCTATTAATTCAGGGATATCTTTTTCTATATTCCTAATAAGAGAGCAGCTGCAAGAAACATCATTTATTGAGATATCTGCACCAATAGCAGTTAATTTCAATTGATCACCTTTAATAGTTAAACATGTAATTTTATATAAGCTATATTTTGATGAACTTGTTTTTAAAGATTTTGTGAAATATTTAATAAACTTTAAAAAAAATAATAGAGATTAATAAATGAAATTTATAAATATTAGTTTAATAAATATTGAAAGATCTCCAAAAATGACAAGGTAGTATTGATGTGTTAGGAAAAACGATGATTTGTGCCCCTATAATGGAAAAAGAATCCAAGTATATTCTTAAATCTGCTGCTCGGGCAATTGATCTTGGAGCTGATATTTTAGAGTTTAGAATTGATACTCTGGAAAATCCTGATTCCAGTGAAATTCAACAGTTAATAATAGATATTGACCACCCAATAATCGCTACCAATCGAATAAAGTCAGAAGGTGGATTTTTCAGTGGAACGGAAGAAGAAAGGATTTCCATACTTATTAAAGCCGCTGAATACGCAGATATAGTTGATATTGAATTACAGACACATGATAAACTCCGAGGGAAAGTTATAAAAGCTTCAAAATCAAATATAATATCATACCACGATTTCAAAAAGACCCCTACATTTGAGGAGCTTTTGGATGTGGTTAAAAAGGAAAAAGAAATTGGAGATATAGCAAAATTTGCCGTTATGGCCAAAAATTATAAAGATACCCTAACTGTCTTAAAAGTACTTTTAGAAGTTCAAAACACAATTGGAATATCTATGGGAGAAATTGGCAAATATACAAGAGTGGTTGCACCACTTTTTGGTTCTCCCATCACATTTGCATCAATAGATAAAGAATCTGCCCCGGGACAGTTGGATATTGAAACAACAAGAAATATTTTAGGAAATTTGCGGTGATAAATTGAAAACAAGGTCATGGTTAATTATAGGAATTATAATAATAGGCATTATAGCAAGTTCGGCTTTTTATATTACCCAGGGAATGAGCAACGTTGATATAACCCTGAAAACTGATGGGACAAGTGTGGATGTTCAAGCATCTTCACTTTTTGAAACTCCTCCACAGATGACGGCTGAAATGGAAAGGAAGGCTATGGAAGATATACAGGATCCCCATAGTTCTGTTGAAAGCATTAAAAAGGATTTATCAGCCATTGCCAAAAAATATAATTATACCGCTGACGTTACTATCAAATCACAATTTGGAACTGATCAACTTCCAATGCCTGCCACAGTAAGTGGAACATCAATGGTTCCAACTTTACAGGATGGCCAGGACATAATTGTTTTAAAAACCAAGAACATAAAGGTAGAAGATATTGTAGTTGCTTTTCACCCGGATTATGGCATGATTGTCAAAAGATTAAAAAAAATTGAAGGAAATAGGGTCTATTTAATGAGCGACAACCGACAAGTAGAAGTTTATACCACTGAAACACCTCTTCCGGATGGTGCTGTGGAAATTCAGACTATAAAAAAGACTCCTCTTGATACATGGCTTTCAAAAGACAAGGTAATAGGAGTTGTAAAAGAATATTAGAGGGAAGAAACCTATTTCCCTCATTTATTTTAATTATTAGATGATTTTAATGAATGGAAAATACAGAAAGGATATATCTCCCCAAACTGAAGTTTACATTGTCTTAAAAAAAGATCAACGCTCAGGAAAGTTGACTCGAGGAACAGTTAAAGATATACTCACAAATTCGTCTTTTCATCCCCACGGAATTAAAGTAAAATTAAATGATGGCCGGATTGGTAGAGTAAAGCAAATTATCAAGAAATAAATACTTCTTCTAAACTCATTTTGAACTTTGTAGCCCAGATATATATTATCCTAATTCAGCAGGTCTCTTAACCCTCTTTACCCCCTTTTACGTGATATGATTTTTATAATTAACAATACAATCATTTTTTTTTTGAATTTCCCCGGTAAAAATCAAAATCCATTAAGATTCCACATCCTTTAGGGCCTATAATTCCTTTTTAACAAAAAAAATGTCCTTTATTGTCTAATTTTTCATTAAAAACTAAAAAATAATTAACATTTATATCATATTATAATAAAGAATTATTTCAAGGTCATAAAATGATGGAAACATTCTCAAAATATTTAATTTATTTTATTTTAGGTGGGCTAATTGTTACTTTAGCTACATACTTCGGAAGTGAGAAAAGAGGACTGGTAGCTGCGTTTTTTGCAATGTTTCCAGTTGTGACTGCATTTACATTATTTACCATATATTCTGCATCAGGTTCCGATGCTGTAACATCATACGTTAAAGGATTACTTCTATTAACTCCCATATGGATTATATATCTACTTATTGTACTTTATTTGCTGCCAAAATATAATTTTTGGATTGCTTTAGCTACTGGAATAATTGTTTATATGTTAATTGCTTCTATTCTTGTTTTTAGATATTAAAAAATTATTGGGAAATTAATCAGCTTATTCTTTACCCCTGTAGTGATATATAATGTAAATAATAACTGCTACAATGCCCATTCCAATAAATATATCCAGAATATGGAAATAGCTCCTTATTGTTTCCCAATGAGGGCCAAACATTAATCCTATGTAACCTAAAAAAGCAACCCATGGAATACAACCTAAAATAGTGTAAACAGTGAATTTTTTAAAATTCATTTCAGCAATACCCGCAGGTAGAGATATAAATGTACGAACAATTGGAAGCATTCTGCTTACAAAAACTGCCTCATGTCCATATCTTTCAAACCAGTCATGGGCCATTTCAAGTTTTCTATGGCTTATAAGGAAATATTTACCGTATTTTTCCAAAAATGGCCGTCCACCTATCGATCCAACAAAATAAGCTATCCATGAACCTAATAAATTTCCCAGAACACCTGCAATTACTATTCCTGAAAAGGTCATCTGACCCTCCCATGCAACATATCCTGCAAACGGCATAATTACCTCACTGGGAAGCGGTATACAAGCGCTTTCTATGGTCATTCCCAAAAAAACGCCCCAATAATCTAAATATTCAATTAGATTAATAGCTATTTGACTTACATAATCAAGTACACTTATCATAGGATTAAAATAATTAATCTGATGATATATAATTTTAGTTATTTTACTAAATAATACAAAAGATTATATTAAACAGAGTACTATAATCATAAACGCATTCTAAATTTAATTTTAGGATTATATTTTTTTCTTAATACAGGATAACATGTCTAGGTGCTAAAATGAAACTTATCAAACTCAATATTGAAACATTTCTTATATTCTTAAGGGGCCTGTTCATGGGAACAGCCGATGTTATTCCGGGAGTTTCTGGAGGAACCATTGCATTAATCACAGGTATTTATGAAAGATTAATACATGCAATAAGTCGAATAGATTTTAAATTTATATTATACCTTTTTGAAGGAGATTTTAAAAGATTTAAACAAAATGCAGTTCAAGAAATAGATTTTGAATTATTTATTCCATTACTTTTAGGCATAGGCCTTGCAATTCTTACCATGTCAAAGGTTATATCATTCCTTTTAATCAATTATCCTGCAATTACTTTCGCTTTTTTCTTTGGTCTGATACTTGCATCAGCAATT is a genomic window containing:
- a CDS encoding DedA family protein codes for the protein MISVLDYVSQIAINLIEYLDYWGVFLGMTIESACIPLPSEVIMPFAGYVAWEGQMTFSGIVIAGVLGNLLGSWIAYFVGSIGGRPFLEKYGKYFLISHRKLEMAHDWFERYGHEAVFVSRMLPIVRTFISLPAGIAEMNFKKFTVYTILGCIPWVAFLGYIGLMFGPHWETIRSYFHILDIFIGMGIVAVIIYIIYHYRGKE
- a CDS encoding S24/S26 family peptidase; amino-acid sequence: MKTRSWLIIGIIIIGIIASSAFYITQGMSNVDITLKTDGTSVDVQASSLFETPPQMTAEMERKAMEDIQDPHSSVESIKKDLSAIAKKYNYTADVTIKSQFGTDQLPMPATVSGTSMVPTLQDGQDIIVLKTKNIKVEDIVVAFHPDYGMIVKRLKKIEGNRVYLMSDNRQVEVYTTETPLPDGAVEIQTIKKTPLDTWLSKDKVIGVVKEY
- the aroD gene encoding type I 3-dehydroquinate dehydratase, which encodes MICAPIMEKESKYILKSAARAIDLGADILEFRIDTLENPDSSEIQQLIIDIDHPIIATNRIKSEGGFFSGTEEERISILIKAAEYADIVDIELQTHDKLRGKVIKASKSNIISYHDFKKTPTFEELLDVVKKEKEIGDIAKFAVMAKNYKDTLTVLKVLLEVQNTIGISMGEIGKYTRVVAPLFGSPITFASIDKESAPGQLDIETTRNILGNLR
- the sucD gene encoding succinate--CoA ligase subunit alpha: MIILNEDTRCIVQGITGKQGSFHTEHMLDYNTQIVAGTSPGKGGQKFGPVNVYNSIAEAKEELDINASIIFIPAPFAKDAAYEAISQLDLVVIITEHIPVQDSMQIVEYAKRNNTVVIGPNTPGIISPGVGKLGIMPTHIFDKGNIGIVSRSGTLTYEVAYQITNAGMGQSTCLGIGGDPVVGLNYADVLQRFEEDDETDAMVMIGEIGGNAEEKAAEYIAKKISKPVIAYIAGVTAPPGKRMGHAGAIIEGESGTAESKMNALKEAGVNVASRPSEIVEIIKNML
- the hmgA gene encoding hydroxymethylglutaryl-CoA reductase (NADPH); its protein translation is MVDEREIIDKIKKGEIKLREIEKYTDNIDEAVTIRRSFIEEVSNSKIEHLSNYSIDMEAASKKNIEQPIGAIQIPVGIAGPLKVNGDYAKGEFYVPLATTEGALLASVNRGYSVIAEAGGVTTKIIDDKMTRAPVIKAKSVSEALEIKAWIERNFKELKKAAEVTTRHGKLIKIDPILIVGRYIYPRFVFTTGDSMGMNMVTIATEAALSLLTHKTGAHIVALSGNVCVDKKPSSLNLVEGRGKSFVAEILIPKEIVEKKLKATAGAIVEVNTSKNLIGSAISGSMGFNAQYANMIGAMFLATGQDEAHIVEGSIGITTASEEENGDLYFSVTLPDVPVATVGGGTSIDTARECLEIMDCYGNEKVHKFAEIVAGTVLAGELSLMGALAAGHLARAHKELGRA
- a CDS encoding YwbE family protein — translated: MNGKYRKDISPQTEVYIVLKKDQRSGKLTRGTVKDILTNSSFHPHGIKVKLNDGRIGRVKQIIKK
- a CDS encoding DUF3147 domain-containing protein: MMETFSKYLIYFILGGLIVTLATYFGSEKRGLVAAFFAMFPVVTAFTLFTIYSASGSDAVTSYVKGLLLLTPIWIIYLLIVLYLLPKYNFWIALATGIIVYMLIASILVFRY
- a CDS encoding TIGR00267 family protein, whose translation is MNIKEFIEEYLKMSRYVALGTMDGILAVMGGTLAASGVSAAGGVEISNFVVGLTGLSVGIALAMSNAFGSFIGERAEESRTLRELEEKMMLNEGELDDTLIHQQAKRRIYMSMFTHGFSSFIGAFVPVVPFLIIGDRMTALVTTLVACFIALVALGIYLGRVSRESLLKTSVEIVIIGIAISVISFLIGGSH